The genomic interval ATTAGCAATGCATTTTCATGACACATATGGCCAAGCTATAGCGAATATTTATGCATCCCTACAGCATGGAGTGCATCGTTTTGATAGCTCCGTAGCGGGTCTTGGAGGATGTCCTTATGCTCTTGGAGCAAGCGGTAATGTTGCTACTGAAGACGTTCTATACTTAATGCACGGTTTAGGAATAGAAACAGGCATAGATATTTTTAAAATTGTAGCGGCCGGTGACATGATTTGTAAGATTTTGGGACGTAAGAATCAATCAAAAGTTGCAAATGCCATGCTTCCTACTCCCTGCAACTAAAAAGAATTTTCTCAAATGGGAATTCAGTAATAATTACAGAGAGAAATAATTATGAGCGATATTGTATGGAAACCTCAAAACCCGCAAAAAAGTAGAATGTGGCAATTTATGGAATTTGCTGCTCAAAAGCATTGTCAGATTTTTGAAAATTATCAAGACATGCACACTTGGTCTATCAAGCACCCCGATTCATTCTGGCAAACGCTTTGCGAATTTTTTCATTTAAAATTTGATAAACCACCTCACCAAATTCTTAACTATTATAAAGATATGATCGAAGCACGCTGGTTTACAGGTGCTCAATTTAATTTTGCAGAAAAACTTTTATCGCGAAGAGACCAACATGTCGCCCTAATTAGTCTTACTGAAGATAATGACAGACATTCAATGAGTTATGAGCAACTATATCTACAAGTTGCCCAATGTGCTGCAGGCCTAAAAGCGATTGGAGTCACAGTAGGTGATCGCGTAGCCGCTTTAATGCCCAATACTTCCTACACAATAATTGCAATGTTAGCCACAACCTCATTAGGAGCAATCTGGTCTTCATGCTCACCTGACTTCGGTGCTCAAGCCGCAATTGATCGGCTCGGGCAAATAACACCGAAAGCCTTATTTATATGTGATGGTCATCAATATCAGGGAAAAAAACATAGTGGTGTGGAAAAAATCAAGCAACTTAATGATGCTATCTCCTCGCTCATCCAAATTGTAGTTTGTCCAAATATCAATGAACCTGTAGATATTTCCTTGCTCCCCAAAGCACAAGCATGGAATGATTTTCTCCGTCCAGCAGACCAGTGCGAGTTTGTTTCATTACCTTTTGAACACCCCGTTTACATTATGTTTTCATCAGGCACTACAGGAAAACCCAAATGCATTGTTCATGGTGCTGGAGGAACCTTACTTCAACATCTTAAAGAGTTGGGATTACATACCGATCTCCATACCACAGATAATCTATGTTTTTATACTACTTGTGGTTGGATGATGTGGAATTGGACTGTTTCCGCTTTGGCATTAGGGGCAACACTCACTTTATATGAGGGTTCTCCAACTTATCCTGAAAATGGTCGTTTATTTCAATTAATCGAAAAAGAACAAGTAACGGTCTTTGGGACAAGTGCAAAATTCATTTCTGCTGTTGAAAAAGCTGGGGTGGTTCCTAAAGATGAATATAATTTAACCCACTTACGTTGTATTCTTTCTACAGGCTCTCCCCTATTACCTAAAAACTACGATTACGTTTATAACCAAATCAAAAATGATGTACAACTATGCTCTATATCCGGTGGCACAGACATTATTTCATGTTTTGCATTAGGTAACCCAATGCTCCCGATCTACAGGGGTGAGTTACAATGTCTTGGTTTAGGCATGGCTGTAGATGTTTTTGATGAACAAGGCACCCCCCTTCGAGGAGAGCGAGGAGAGTTAGTTTGTACTGCTCCATTCCCTTCCATGCCCGTGGGTTTTTGGAATGATCCTCAAAGAGAGGCATATCAACATGCTTATTTTGAGCGCTTTTCTGGTGTTTGGGCACATGGTGATTTTGCTGAAATCACCAAACATCATGGATTGATTATCTATGGTCGCTCCGATGCGGTGTTAAATCCAGGAGGAGTGCGCATTGGTACTGCTGAAATTTATAGGCAAGTAGAAAAAATTAATGACGTAGTTGATAGTATTGTAATTGGCCAAGATTGGCAGGATGACGTTCGTATTATTTTGTTTGTCAAATTACGCGATGATATGAAACTTACCGAAGAAATCATCAACAAAATACGTTTAACCATTCGACAAAATGCCTCTCCAAGACATGTACCGGCAAAAATCCTGCAAGTTGCAGATATTCCACGTACGATTAGTGGCAAAATTGTAGAAGTAGCAGTGCGACAAGTAGTTCATGGTTTGCCGGTAAATAATTTGCAATCTCTAGCAAATCCACAAGCCCTGGATTATTTTAAAAATCGTGAAGAATTACAGCAATAATCCTGTATCTCTATGAAGGAGCGATAATAAATTATGCCAAATTTAAAAGTATCACTTTGTTTTTATAAACAATATGTGTATAATATTGCATTAGCGTCGATTTGAAATTCAGCTTGCGGACGCTCAAAAATTATTTTTTGAAAATACGGCTAAAGCGGATATGATTTCCATTCCTCTAAGTCTTACGTCCGTAATAGCTCAAATCCCTAAAGCTCATATTTACATGAACGATCTGGTTTGAATGCAGCTCGTGCGAAAATGATGCTTAGAAACCATAGCATACAGCACCGAATGAGAGATTTCCTAAGTGTGATTTTCAAGCGAGATGTGCCAAATGCGTC from Legionella sainthelensi carries:
- a CDS encoding acetoacetate--CoA ligase, with amino-acid sequence MSDIVWKPQNPQKSRMWQFMEFAAQKHCQIFENYQDMHTWSIKHPDSFWQTLCEFFHLKFDKPPHQILNYYKDMIEARWFTGAQFNFAEKLLSRRDQHVALISLTEDNDRHSMSYEQLYLQVAQCAAGLKAIGVTVGDRVAALMPNTSYTIIAMLATTSLGAIWSSCSPDFGAQAAIDRLGQITPKALFICDGHQYQGKKHSGVEKIKQLNDAISSLIQIVVCPNINEPVDISLLPKAQAWNDFLRPADQCEFVSLPFEHPVYIMFSSGTTGKPKCIVHGAGGTLLQHLKELGLHTDLHTTDNLCFYTTCGWMMWNWTVSALALGATLTLYEGSPTYPENGRLFQLIEKEQVTVFGTSAKFISAVEKAGVVPKDEYNLTHLRCILSTGSPLLPKNYDYVYNQIKNDVQLCSISGGTDIISCFALGNPMLPIYRGELQCLGLGMAVDVFDEQGTPLRGERGELVCTAPFPSMPVGFWNDPQREAYQHAYFERFSGVWAHGDFAEITKHHGLIIYGRSDAVLNPGGVRIGTAEIYRQVEKINDVVDSIVIGQDWQDDVRIILFVKLRDDMKLTEEIINKIRLTIRQNASPRHVPAKILQVADIPRTISGKIVEVAVRQVVHGLPVNNLQSLANPQALDYFKNREELQQ